Proteins from a genomic interval of Equus quagga isolate Etosha38 chromosome 11, UCLA_HA_Equagga_1.0, whole genome shotgun sequence:
- the TMEM94 gene encoding transmembrane protein 94 isoform X8, producing MLFKQAELWMPHQGKCNKGEPPLALGLSTRKALSILKEQLEAVLEGHLKERKKCLTWKELWRSSFLHHSNRCSCFHWPGASLMLLAVLLLLGCYGSQPAGSHRVELVNASALFLLLLLNLVLIGRQDRLKRREVERRLRGIIDQIQDALRDGKEIKWPDAMYPDLHMPFAPSWSLHWAYRDGHLVNLPVSLLVEGDIIALRPGQESFASLRGIKDDEHIVLEPGDLFPPFSPPPSPRGEVKKGPQNPQQHRLFRVLETPVIDNIRWCLDMALSRPVTALDNERFSVQSVMLHYAVPVVLASFLITNALRFMLDAPGVTSWQYTLLQLQVNGVLPILPLLFPVLWVLASACGEARVLAQMSKASPSSLLAKFSEDTLSSYTEAVSSQEMLRCVWGHFLRVIQGTSPTLSHSSSLLHSLGSVTVLCCVDKQGILSWPNPSPETVLFFSGKVEPPHSSHEDLTDDLSTRSFCHPEPHERDALLAGSLNTTLHLSNEQERGDWPGDGPKPPESYSHHKAHGRSKHLSGSNVSFSRDTEGGEEEPSKTQPGLEGEPYEAEDFVCDYHLEMLSLSQDQQNPSCIQFDDSNWQLHLTSLKPLGLNVLLNLCNASVTERLCRFSDHLCNIALQESHSAVLPVHVPWGLCELARLIGFTPGAKELFKQENHLALYRLPSAEMVKETSLGRLSCVTKRRPPLSHMISLFIKDTTTSTEQMLSHGTADVVLEACTDFWDGADIYPLSGSDRKKVLDFYQRACLSGYCSAFAYKPMSCALSSQLNGKCIELVQAPGQSSIFTMCELPSTVPIKLSTRRNSWSSDEGIGEVLEKEDCMQALSGQIFMGMVSSQYQARLDIVRLIDGLVNACIRFVYFSLEDELKSKVFAEKMGLETGWNCHISLTPNGDMPGSEIPPSSPSHAGSLHDDLNQVSRDDAEGLLLMEEEGHSDLISFQPTDSDLPSFLEDCNRAKLPRGIHQVRPHLQNIDNVPLLVPLFTDCTPETMCEMIKIMQEYGEVTCCLGSSANLRNSCLFLQSDISIALDPLYPSRCSWETFGYATSTSMAQASDGLSPLHLSGQLNSLPCSLTFRQEETISIIRLIEQARHATYGIRKCFLFLLQCQLTLVVIQFLSCLVQLPPLLSTTDILWLSCFCYPLLSISLLGKPPHSSIMSMATGKNLQSIPKKTQHYFLLCFLLKFSLTISSCLICFGFTLQSFCDSSRVRNLTNCSSIMLPSRADTAPAWFDDFANGLLTAQKLAAALTVLHTVFISITHVHRTKPLWRKSPLTNLWWAVTVPVVLLGQVVQTAVDLQLWTHRDSRIHFGLEDVPLLTWLLGCLSLVLVVVTNEIVKLHEIRVRVRYQKRQKLQFETKLGMNSPF from the exons gGCGAGCCACCCTTGGCCCTGGGCCTGTCCACCCGGAAGGCCCTCAGCATCCTGAAGGAGCAGCTGGAGGCGGTGCTGGAAGGACACTTGAAAGAGCGGAAGAAATGTCTCACGTGGAAG GAGCTGTGGAGGAGCAGCTTCCTGCACCACAGTAACCGCTGCTCCTGTTTCCACTGGCCGGGCGCCTCGCTCATGCTGCtggctgtgctgctgctgctgggctgcTATGGGAGCCAGCCGGCTGGCAG CCACAGGGTGGAGCTGGTGAATGCCTCAGCGCTGTTCCTCTTGCTGCTTCTCAACCTTGTTCTCATTGGGCGGCAAGATCGGCTGAAGCGTCGGGAAGTAGAGCGGAGGCTCCGAGGGATCATTGACCAAATCCAAG ATGCCCTCAGGGATGGCAAGGAGATCAAGTGGCCAGATGCCATGTACCCCGACCTCCACATGCCCTTTGCACCATCCTGGTCCCTGCACTGGGCCTACAGAGATGGACATCTGGTCAACCTGCCAGTTAGCCTGTTGGTAGAAGGAGACATCATAGCTCTGAGGCCCGGCCAGGAATCATTCGCCTCTCTGAGGGGGATCAAG GATGATGAGCACATCGTCTTGGAGCCGGGAGACCTgtttccccctttctctccacCCCCCTCTCCCCGAGGAGAAGTGAAGAAAGGGCCACAGAACCCCCAGCAGCACCGGCTCTTCCGCGTCCTTGAGACCCCTGTGATTGACAACATCAG ATGGTGCCTGGACATGGCCCTGTCCCGCCCAGTCACTGCTCTGGACAATGAGAGGTTCTCCGTGCAGTCAGTGATGCTGCACTATGCCGTGCCTGTGGTCCTG GCCAGCTTCCTCATCACCAATGCCCTGCGCTTCATGTTGGACGCCCCTGGTGTCACGTCCTGGCAGTACACCCTCCTCCAGCTACAG GTGAATGGCGTCCTGCCCATCCTCCCCCTGCTCTTTCCAGTCCTCTGGGTTCTGGCATCCGCCTGTGGAGAAGCCCGTGTCCTGGCCCAGATGAGCAAGGCCTCCCCCAGTTCCCTG CTGGCCAAGTTCTCAGAGGATACTCTCAGCAGCTATACAGAAGCTGTCTCCTCTCAG GAAATGCTACGCTGCGTTTGGGGCCACTTCCTGAGGGTGATCCAGGGGACGTCGCCCACGCTGAGCCACAGCTCCAGCCTGCTGCACAGCTTGGGCTCTGTCACG GTCCTGTGCTGTGTGGACAAACAGGGGATCCTGTCTTGGCCAAACCCCAGCCCAGAGACAGTGCTGTTCTTCAGCGGGAAGGTGGAGCCCCCACACAGCAGCCATGAGGACCTAACGGATGACCTCTCCACCCGCTCCTTCTGCCACCCCGAG CCCCATGAACGAGATGCCCTCCTGGCTGGCTCCCTGAACACTACCCTGCACCTTTCCAATGAGCAGGAGCGTGGCGACTGGCCTGGCGATGGTCCCAAGCCCCCTGAATCCTATTCCCACCACAAAGCACACGGCCGCAGCAAGCACCTGTCCGGCTCCAATGTGAGCTTCAGCAGGGACACAGAGGGTGGTGAAGAAGAGCCCAGCaag ACCCAGCCTGGGCTGGAGGGCGAGCCCTACGAAGCAGAGGACTTTGTGTGCGACTACCACTTGGAGATGCTTAGCCTGTCGCAGGACCAGCAGAACCCCTCCTGCATCCAGTTCGATGACTCCAACTGGCAGCTCCACCTTACCTCCCTCAAGCCCCTAGGCCTCAACGTGCTGCTGAACCTGTGCAACGCCAGTGTCACGGAGCGGCTGTGCCGGTTCTCGGACCACCTGTGCAACATTGCCCTGCAGGAGAGCCACAGCGCCGTGCTGCCCGTGCACGTGCCCTGGGGCCTCTGCGAGCTCGCCCGCCTCATTG GCTTCACTCCTGGGGCCAAGGAGCTCTTCAAGCAGGAGAACCACTTGGCACTCTACCGCCTCCCCAGTGCTGAGATGGTGAAGGAGACCTCACTGGGGAGGCTCTCCTGTGTCACCAAGCGGCGCCCCCCCCTCAGCCACATGATCAGCCTCTTCATCAAGGACACCACCACCA gCACAGAACAGATGCTGTCCCACGGCACAGCCGACGTGGTCTTGGAGGCCTGCACAGACTTCTGGGATGGAGCTGACATCTACCCTCTTTCGGGTTCCGACAG GAAGAAAGTGCTAGATTTCTACCAGCGAGCCTGCCTGTCTGGTTACTGCTCTGCCTTCGCCTACAAGCCCATGAGCTGCGCCCTCTCCTCTCAGCTCAATGGCAAGTGCATCGAGCTGGTGCAGGCGCCTGGCCAGAGCAGCATCTTCACCATGTGCGAGCTGCCCAGCACCGTCCCCATCAAGCTGAGCACCCGCCGCAACAGCTGGAGCTCTGATG AAGGGATCGGGGAGGTGCTGGAGAAGGAAGACTGCATGCAGGCCCTGAGCGGCCAGATCTTCATGGGCATGGTGTCCTCCCAGTACCAGGCCCGGCTGGACATCGTGCGCCTCATTGACGGGCTGGTCAATGCCTGCATCCGCTTCGTCTACTTCTCTTTGGAGGATGAGCTCAAAAGCAAG GTGTTTGCAGAAAAGATGGGCCTGGAGACGGGCTGGAACTGCCACATCTCCCTCACACCGAATGGTGACATGCCTGGCTCTGAGATCCCCCCATCCAGCCCCAGCCATGCTGGCTCCCTGCATGATGACCTGAATCAGG TTTCCCGAGATGATGCAGAAGGGCTCCTCCTGATGGAAGAGGAAGGTCACTCAGACCTCATTAGCTTCCAGCCTACGGACAGTGACCTCCCCAGCTTCCTGGAGGACTGCAACCGG GCCAAGCTGCCCCGGGGCATCCACCAGGTGCGGCCCCACCTGCAGAACATTGACAATGTGCCCTTGCTTGTGCCTCTCTTCACTGACTGTACCCCCGAGA CCATGTGCGAGATGATCAAGATCATGCAGGAGTACGGGGAGGTGACCTGCTGCCTGGGTAGCTCTGCCAACCTGCGGAACAGCTGCCTTTTCCTCCAGAGTGACATCAG CATTGCCCTGGACCCCCTGTACCCGTCCCGCTGCTCCTGGGAGACCTTTGGCTACGCCACAAGCACCAGCATGGCCCAGGCCTCGGACGGCCTTTCTCCCCTGCACCTCTCGGGACAGCTCAacagcctgccctgctctctgacCTTTCGCCAAGAGGAGACCATCAGCATCATCCGGCTCATCGAGCAG GCTCGGCACGCCACCTATGGCATTCGCAAGtgcttcctcttcctgctgcAATGCCAGTTGACTCTTGTGGTCATCCAG TTCCTCTCTTGCCTAGTCCAGCTGCCACCACTCCTGAGTACCACTGACATCCTGTGGCTGTCCTGCTTTTGCTACCCTCTGCTCAG CATCTCTCTGCTGGGGAAGCCCCCGCATAGCTCCATCATGTCTATGGCAACAGGGAAAAATCTTCAGTCCATTCCTAAGAAG ACCCAGCATTACTTCCTGCTCTGCTTCTTGCTCAAGTTCAGCCTCACCATCAGCTCGTGCCTTATCTGCTTTGGCTTCACACTGCAGAGCTTCTGTGACAGCTCCCGGGTCCGCAACCTTACCAACTGCTCCTCCATCATGCTGCCCAG CCGTGCCGACACAGCTCCAGCCTGGTTTGATGACTTTGCCAATGGGCTGCTGACAGCTCAGAAACTCGCCGCTGCCCTGACTGTCCTGCACACCG TCTTCATTTCTATCACCCATGTGCATCGCACCAAGCCCCTGTGGAGAAAGAGCCCCTTGACGAATCTCTGGTGGGCTGTGACAGTGCCCGTGGT GCTGCTGGGGCAGGTGGTCCAGACGGCGGTGGACCTGCAGCTATGGACGCACAGGGATAGCCGCATCCACTTTGGCCTGGAGGATGTGCCTCTGCTGACTTGGCTCTTAGGCTGCCTCTCCCTGGTCCTTGTGGTGGTCACCAATGAGATCGTAAAACTGCATGAAATTCG AGTCCGGGTCCGCTACCAGAAGCGACAGAAGCTGCAGTTTGAAACCAAGCTGGGCATGAATTCTCCTTTCTGA
- the TMEM94 gene encoding transmembrane protein 94 isoform X7, with the protein MLFKQAELWMPHQGKCNKGEPPLALGLSTRKALSILKEQLEAVLEGHLKERKKCLTWKELWRSSFLHHSNRCSCFHWPGASLMLLAVLLLLGCYGSQPAGSHRVELVNASALFLLLLLNLVLIGRQDRLKRREVERRLRGIIDQIQDALRDGKEIKWPDAMYPDLHMPFAPSWSLHWAYRDGHLVNLPVSLLVEGDIIALRPGQESFASLRGIKDDEHIVLEPGDLFPPFSPPPSPRGEVKKGPQNPQQHRLFRVLETPVIDNIRWCLDMALSRPVTALDNERFSVQSVMLHYAVPVVLASFLITNALRFMLDAPGVTSWQYTLLQLQVNGVLPILPLLFPVLWVLASACGEARVLAQMSKASPSSLLAKFSEDTLSSYTEAVSSQEMLRCVWGHFLRVIQGTSPTLSHSSSLLHSLGSVTVLCCVDKQGILSWPNPSPETVLFFSGKVEPPHSSHEDLTDDLSTRSFCHPEVEEEPHERDALLAGSLNTTLHLSNEQERGDWPGDGPKPPESYSHHKAHGRSKHLSGSNVSFSRDTEGGEEEPSKTQPGLEGEPYEAEDFVCDYHLEMLSLSQDQQNPSCIQFDDSNWQLHLTSLKPLGLNVLLNLCNASVTERLCRFSDHLCNIALQESHSAVLPVHVPWGLCELARLIGFTPGAKELFKQENHLALYRLPSAEMVKETSLGRLSCVTKRRPPLSHMISLFIKDTTTSTEQMLSHGTADVVLEACTDFWDGADIYPLSGSDRKKVLDFYQRACLSGYCSAFAYKPMSCALSSQLNGKCIELVQAPGQSSIFTMCELPSTVPIKLSTRRNSWSSDEGIGEVLEKEDCMQALSGQIFMGMVSSQYQARLDIVRLIDGLVNACIRFVYFSLEDELKSKVFAEKMGLETGWNCHISLTPNGDMPGSEIPPSSPSHAGSLHDDLNQVSRDDAEGLLLMEEEGHSDLISFQPTDSDLPSFLEDCNRAKLPRGIHQVRPHLQNIDNVPLLVPLFTDCTPETMCEMIKIMQEYGEVTCCLGSSANLRNSCLFLQSDISIALDPLYPSRCSWETFGYATSTSMAQASDGLSPLHLSGQLNSLPCSLTFRQEETISIIRLIEQARHATYGIRKCFLFLLQCQLTLVVIQFLSCLVQLPPLLSTTDILWLSCFCYPLLSISLLGKPPHSSIMSMATGKNLQSIPKKTQHYFLLCFLLKFSLTISSCLICFGFTLQSFCDSSRVRNLTNCSSIMLPSRADTAPAWFDDFANGLLTAQKLAAALTVLHTVFISITHVHRTKPLWRKSPLTNLWWAVTVPVVLLGQVVQTAVDLQLWTHRDSRIHFGLEDVPLLTWLLGCLSLVLVVVTNEIVKLHEIRVRVRYQKRQKLQFETKLGMNSPF; encoded by the exons gGCGAGCCACCCTTGGCCCTGGGCCTGTCCACCCGGAAGGCCCTCAGCATCCTGAAGGAGCAGCTGGAGGCGGTGCTGGAAGGACACTTGAAAGAGCGGAAGAAATGTCTCACGTGGAAG GAGCTGTGGAGGAGCAGCTTCCTGCACCACAGTAACCGCTGCTCCTGTTTCCACTGGCCGGGCGCCTCGCTCATGCTGCtggctgtgctgctgctgctgggctgcTATGGGAGCCAGCCGGCTGGCAG CCACAGGGTGGAGCTGGTGAATGCCTCAGCGCTGTTCCTCTTGCTGCTTCTCAACCTTGTTCTCATTGGGCGGCAAGATCGGCTGAAGCGTCGGGAAGTAGAGCGGAGGCTCCGAGGGATCATTGACCAAATCCAAG ATGCCCTCAGGGATGGCAAGGAGATCAAGTGGCCAGATGCCATGTACCCCGACCTCCACATGCCCTTTGCACCATCCTGGTCCCTGCACTGGGCCTACAGAGATGGACATCTGGTCAACCTGCCAGTTAGCCTGTTGGTAGAAGGAGACATCATAGCTCTGAGGCCCGGCCAGGAATCATTCGCCTCTCTGAGGGGGATCAAG GATGATGAGCACATCGTCTTGGAGCCGGGAGACCTgtttccccctttctctccacCCCCCTCTCCCCGAGGAGAAGTGAAGAAAGGGCCACAGAACCCCCAGCAGCACCGGCTCTTCCGCGTCCTTGAGACCCCTGTGATTGACAACATCAG ATGGTGCCTGGACATGGCCCTGTCCCGCCCAGTCACTGCTCTGGACAATGAGAGGTTCTCCGTGCAGTCAGTGATGCTGCACTATGCCGTGCCTGTGGTCCTG GCCAGCTTCCTCATCACCAATGCCCTGCGCTTCATGTTGGACGCCCCTGGTGTCACGTCCTGGCAGTACACCCTCCTCCAGCTACAG GTGAATGGCGTCCTGCCCATCCTCCCCCTGCTCTTTCCAGTCCTCTGGGTTCTGGCATCCGCCTGTGGAGAAGCCCGTGTCCTGGCCCAGATGAGCAAGGCCTCCCCCAGTTCCCTG CTGGCCAAGTTCTCAGAGGATACTCTCAGCAGCTATACAGAAGCTGTCTCCTCTCAG GAAATGCTACGCTGCGTTTGGGGCCACTTCCTGAGGGTGATCCAGGGGACGTCGCCCACGCTGAGCCACAGCTCCAGCCTGCTGCACAGCTTGGGCTCTGTCACG GTCCTGTGCTGTGTGGACAAACAGGGGATCCTGTCTTGGCCAAACCCCAGCCCAGAGACAGTGCTGTTCTTCAGCGGGAAGGTGGAGCCCCCACACAGCAGCCATGAGGACCTAACGGATGACCTCTCCACCCGCTCCTTCTGCCACCCCGAGGTAGAGGAGGAG CCCCATGAACGAGATGCCCTCCTGGCTGGCTCCCTGAACACTACCCTGCACCTTTCCAATGAGCAGGAGCGTGGCGACTGGCCTGGCGATGGTCCCAAGCCCCCTGAATCCTATTCCCACCACAAAGCACACGGCCGCAGCAAGCACCTGTCCGGCTCCAATGTGAGCTTCAGCAGGGACACAGAGGGTGGTGAAGAAGAGCCCAGCaag ACCCAGCCTGGGCTGGAGGGCGAGCCCTACGAAGCAGAGGACTTTGTGTGCGACTACCACTTGGAGATGCTTAGCCTGTCGCAGGACCAGCAGAACCCCTCCTGCATCCAGTTCGATGACTCCAACTGGCAGCTCCACCTTACCTCCCTCAAGCCCCTAGGCCTCAACGTGCTGCTGAACCTGTGCAACGCCAGTGTCACGGAGCGGCTGTGCCGGTTCTCGGACCACCTGTGCAACATTGCCCTGCAGGAGAGCCACAGCGCCGTGCTGCCCGTGCACGTGCCCTGGGGCCTCTGCGAGCTCGCCCGCCTCATTG GCTTCACTCCTGGGGCCAAGGAGCTCTTCAAGCAGGAGAACCACTTGGCACTCTACCGCCTCCCCAGTGCTGAGATGGTGAAGGAGACCTCACTGGGGAGGCTCTCCTGTGTCACCAAGCGGCGCCCCCCCCTCAGCCACATGATCAGCCTCTTCATCAAGGACACCACCACCA gCACAGAACAGATGCTGTCCCACGGCACAGCCGACGTGGTCTTGGAGGCCTGCACAGACTTCTGGGATGGAGCTGACATCTACCCTCTTTCGGGTTCCGACAG GAAGAAAGTGCTAGATTTCTACCAGCGAGCCTGCCTGTCTGGTTACTGCTCTGCCTTCGCCTACAAGCCCATGAGCTGCGCCCTCTCCTCTCAGCTCAATGGCAAGTGCATCGAGCTGGTGCAGGCGCCTGGCCAGAGCAGCATCTTCACCATGTGCGAGCTGCCCAGCACCGTCCCCATCAAGCTGAGCACCCGCCGCAACAGCTGGAGCTCTGATG AAGGGATCGGGGAGGTGCTGGAGAAGGAAGACTGCATGCAGGCCCTGAGCGGCCAGATCTTCATGGGCATGGTGTCCTCCCAGTACCAGGCCCGGCTGGACATCGTGCGCCTCATTGACGGGCTGGTCAATGCCTGCATCCGCTTCGTCTACTTCTCTTTGGAGGATGAGCTCAAAAGCAAG GTGTTTGCAGAAAAGATGGGCCTGGAGACGGGCTGGAACTGCCACATCTCCCTCACACCGAATGGTGACATGCCTGGCTCTGAGATCCCCCCATCCAGCCCCAGCCATGCTGGCTCCCTGCATGATGACCTGAATCAGG TTTCCCGAGATGATGCAGAAGGGCTCCTCCTGATGGAAGAGGAAGGTCACTCAGACCTCATTAGCTTCCAGCCTACGGACAGTGACCTCCCCAGCTTCCTGGAGGACTGCAACCGG GCCAAGCTGCCCCGGGGCATCCACCAGGTGCGGCCCCACCTGCAGAACATTGACAATGTGCCCTTGCTTGTGCCTCTCTTCACTGACTGTACCCCCGAGA CCATGTGCGAGATGATCAAGATCATGCAGGAGTACGGGGAGGTGACCTGCTGCCTGGGTAGCTCTGCCAACCTGCGGAACAGCTGCCTTTTCCTCCAGAGTGACATCAG CATTGCCCTGGACCCCCTGTACCCGTCCCGCTGCTCCTGGGAGACCTTTGGCTACGCCACAAGCACCAGCATGGCCCAGGCCTCGGACGGCCTTTCTCCCCTGCACCTCTCGGGACAGCTCAacagcctgccctgctctctgacCTTTCGCCAAGAGGAGACCATCAGCATCATCCGGCTCATCGAGCAG GCTCGGCACGCCACCTATGGCATTCGCAAGtgcttcctcttcctgctgcAATGCCAGTTGACTCTTGTGGTCATCCAG TTCCTCTCTTGCCTAGTCCAGCTGCCACCACTCCTGAGTACCACTGACATCCTGTGGCTGTCCTGCTTTTGCTACCCTCTGCTCAG CATCTCTCTGCTGGGGAAGCCCCCGCATAGCTCCATCATGTCTATGGCAACAGGGAAAAATCTTCAGTCCATTCCTAAGAAG ACCCAGCATTACTTCCTGCTCTGCTTCTTGCTCAAGTTCAGCCTCACCATCAGCTCGTGCCTTATCTGCTTTGGCTTCACACTGCAGAGCTTCTGTGACAGCTCCCGGGTCCGCAACCTTACCAACTGCTCCTCCATCATGCTGCCCAG CCGTGCCGACACAGCTCCAGCCTGGTTTGATGACTTTGCCAATGGGCTGCTGACAGCTCAGAAACTCGCCGCTGCCCTGACTGTCCTGCACACCG TCTTCATTTCTATCACCCATGTGCATCGCACCAAGCCCCTGTGGAGAAAGAGCCCCTTGACGAATCTCTGGTGGGCTGTGACAGTGCCCGTGGT GCTGCTGGGGCAGGTGGTCCAGACGGCGGTGGACCTGCAGCTATGGACGCACAGGGATAGCCGCATCCACTTTGGCCTGGAGGATGTGCCTCTGCTGACTTGGCTCTTAGGCTGCCTCTCCCTGGTCCTTGTGGTGGTCACCAATGAGATCGTAAAACTGCATGAAATTCG AGTCCGGGTCCGCTACCAGAAGCGACAGAAGCTGCAGTTTGAAACCAAGCTGGGCATGAATTCTCCTTTCTGA